Part of the Palaemon carinicauda isolate YSFRI2023 chromosome 8, ASM3689809v2, whole genome shotgun sequence genome is shown below.
tttaacattggagcggatgaatttgtcagatattttgcttggcacGGCTTAAATGGTCGTTTTCAGCGTCAGcttattaatattacaggaaagactcatccttccttaaatgacattatttcacatttctttgcagcttgcgaaaggtacgaaagtgacgggaaaggtgttgaaagcttgaaatgtaaagcttcacgtgtcaaaacattaacactccctcttcctaaagagagtactaccagcatggctgcggaagcagtaacatatgataaagacaggtcttcgccTCAGTGTTCCTTGTGTTCTGCGgttggaaatactgataaatttcactttatccataagtgccctaattttctttctcctacagataaagtgcatattttaaaatctagaaatggatgtgtaaaatgcggccagtttaatcatgtttccggtaagtgtcgttttaaattcaaaagacgctgttcaaattgcaacagctggcatatgacttacCTATGTGATAGGAGTCAGTCACCAGACAGAGactctaacaatattaataactgcaaatccaaggtggaaacttctcctcaaataagcagcggtgttgccgtACTTCCTACTTGTCAAGGTGATTCCattttacccaccttttcatttaaagttgggggtactgtttacagaggactgaaggacagtggttcgcagagcacgtttgtcactaagaaattggcggaggagaataatcttaaaatcattaactctaaagtaaagctaacagttaacgggtttaatggtaacaaagagtattttactgaaattgttgaagttcctgttacgatcggagataaatcctttataatttattgcttggttgtaccaaacattaatgtagcattgaaattacctctgcttggtagattagttgataaatttcaggcacaaggtgttaaactagctgatcaattccttaataaattttctcatgacattgataatgttcagctcattttaggtacagacttcgcttattgtattgcaggtacagatacagtttttggaggaataaattcatcgatgtatacagagtgtcatgcaggtattttgctatctggtagcattgatttaatgattaagaatattgataatttagctgataCGAGAGTGCAAACCTCGGCTGTTAATAACCCATTTGAGTGTATttctgctattcatatccagagtaattcctttttgctgaactctaaagttgatatttttgccgatgatgacgttaatactaactttgaggtaaactgttcattttctgtaataaatgaaagaggtatgcttatggagaaaccactgcaacaggccactgatcaacttctagagtcagaatgtaattattacttaaattacgatcagaatttctacaatgatgaaagtattgaacttaaccaccagttgcaaaattcttgctttttttcaggaccacatttaagtataaatgaagttccagaattgtcaactaccataccagcatttgagatgcccactgaggttcaagcaactccttccacagctcaggttattgaagttgctaacaatcttattgatattaataattattccaatttcaggaaacctgtattgatttttcgcagaattttcttagtggtgcacaagtggaagctgaaagcgaaaattgcttgctcaccagtcgctaattactttgcccaggctataaattacttgttaaacaatgaacaaaggaagcattatcctgaggtatattcttacctacagcatggtcttaattccagaaaagacattcctcctattataacgcaacttaatgtatttttagattcacagggtcttctgagagttaagagtaaattcaaaaaatggaattatggcttaagaggaaattaccctttattattgcacccagacagtcatttgaccaaactaattatttgggatgcacacctcaaattattacattcaggatgttattctgtattaacagagctcagaaagcattattacatccctaaacatttctcagtggtgaaaaaggctcttaaacagtgtgttcattgtcgtaggtttaataatcgctatataaggttaaatcagaacttttacagagacttcagagcagatcctcctacggttcctttttctaacatatttatggattatctaggacccttcaatacgaaggatggaaaagagacccgtaaggtttggttactatgtatcacctgtacttggtctagggcagttaacctcaaaatttgcaggagtttgaatgttgcagaatttttaagagcatttcagctacactgctttgagtacgggattcctcaactttgtattagtgatcttgggactcagttggtggcaggaggtaataccataacttccttcattagtgaccctcagacgcaattatattttgaggaaaataatgtaaaacccctctcctttcagcaatatttcaaaggctgcagtgaattgggatcattagtagaagtctgtgtaaaaatggtcaaaagattaatgtttggagcaattaagaattttgtattgacgtatgtagactttgaatttcttgtctgtaatattgtgcatctcattaatcgacgacctatagccttcaaagaagctgttcgtgctgagactgacaatgtgcccgaaccaataacgccggaacagctcgtgcgaggctatgaattgacttctctaaaccttatccctaatcttcaacctctttcagttgaagatccagaatttgaccctgataatcaagctatttctcagaattacgtaaagttgtgtaaaattaggcagactttaatagagacctatcataatgaatttctaggtactctgattcagcaagcagttgacagaaaggggcggtatcgacccgttactcataaattactgaaggttggcgatgttgtattaattaaggaggaacataccaaaaggaataattatcctctaggcataattttggaagtttttaagaatgatttgggtgaagttacccatgctgttattaagaagggaaaaacaggccagacatcaaggttgcatgtaaataatattattccaatactagaaaacacaggaagtaccaattcagctactcctgatgtttgtaattctgttacttcgtccttaaggcccaaaagaaaggctgctatattaagccaagaaaggacaagacagatgctttaatctttattctgtatttgtattttcttgtatttaatttaattatttttacatttcttaaatgtattttttcttacaattgtccttgttacatatgtttcaggatggaattttttcatttctgaaaaaatcccatcttcgcccctggactgtacaagacatttcatattttcacatggcgacaggaaagactagtaattattaagaatttggtatttcaattgccctactcttggtaccatcaaactgtctttcctgccgtccagtctttaaagatggatagtttgctaactcctcctccttccatatgctttactcgagcgaaaacgccgacgaggaggcaggcagcccggccgtccgacagtgtcagaaagagagacacagagaagagagcttagacctcactcacctgggaaggttcctgCAATTTTGACTCTTCCGACATGCCTGTTTTAGGCTAAAGgcctttattgggatccctggtctacgtcaccctcttgtgaacatctgccaaaatccatctgcaacgcctttgtgcatggttcgacaatggtgagtaccaagaatatatagggcttatttttaaggttatcattgcgaactctcattgccttgtgttgcctatttcaagtttttcctgtctgtcatttttaaccttatgaagattagtaatagatttttgtggtcaatgttttatatatcgtattctcttgtcctttcaggtgatttagctctcggactagtaactctagcttatttataaattcacgttcttaacacttgggtaagagaatcgtcaaatacattgtttcgaatgattatatttatgacgaattgtctcccatattacgaccgagcaaatttatattaggtttaccgttcatttcaggatggtgttcggtttcgatgtatcggcccttttatttccttcctgatactaatgtaaacctcagttgctcaattgtaaggtaattttaagtgggttattattccgatgggtatattcttctatataaatgaccatgacttttagatactaatcttcttgaatatttctttacagacagcgagcgaagcagaacgaaggaaacgccctacgatttacgtgaattgccttgttctccaaccaactgtttgtaactccgttactacgttatcttaaaggcttatttatgtaataaatatcatatttaattacatttttccttccaacctttatttacaaatcacagatttttatggtgttctgcttaataataataataataataataataataataataataataattacaattttaataataataataataataataataataataataataataataataataataataataataataataataataataataataataataattacaattttaataataataataataataataataataataataataataataattacaattttaataataataataataataataataataataataataataataataataataataataataataataataatgataataataataataataattacaattttaataataataataataataataataataataattacaattttaataataataataataataataataataataataataataataataataataataataataataataataataataataataataataataataataattttaataatattattattaataataataataattttaataatattattattaataataataataataataataataataataataaaaataataataataataataataataataataataataataataataattacaattttaataataataataataataataataataataataataataataataataataataataattacaattttaatattaataataaaaataataataataataataataataataataataataataatagtaataataataataattacaattttaataataataataataataataataataataataataataataataataataataataataataataataataataattacaattttaataataataataataataataataataataataataataataataataataataataataataataataataataataataataataataataataataattacagttttaataataataataataataatgataataataataataataataataataataataataataataataataataataataataattttaataatattattaataataataataataattacaattttaataataataataataataataataataataataataataataataataataattttaataataataataataataataataataataataataataataataaaaataataataataataataataataataataataataaaaataataattttaataataataataataatgataataataattttaataataataataataataataataataataataataataataataataataataataataataataataataataataatgataattttaataataataataataataataataataataatagtaataatcataataataataataataataataataataataataataaaaataataataatattaataatgataataataataataataatattaatattaataataataataataaaaataataataataataataataataataataataataataataataataataataataataataataataataataataattttaataataatgataataattataataataataatattaataatataataataataataataataataaaaataataataataataataataataataataataataattttaataataataataataaaaataataataataataataataataataataataataataataataataataataataataataatattaataacaataataataataataataataataataataataataataataatgataataatgataataataataataataataatattaataataataataataataataataataataataataataataataataataataataataagaataaaaataataataataataataataataataataataataataataataataataatgataataataataataataataataataatattattattaataataataataataataataataataataataataataataataataataataataataataataataataataataataataataataataataataataataataataataataataataataattttaataataataataataataataataataataataataataataataataataataattacagttttaataataataataataataataataataataataataataataattttaataatattattaataataataataataataattacagttttaataataataataataataataataataataataataataataataataataataataataataataattttaataataataataataataataataataaaaataataataataataataataataataataataataataataataataataataataataataataataataataataataataataattacagttttaataataataataataataataataataataataataataataataataataataataataataataataattttaataataataataataataataataataataataataataataataataataataataataataataataataatgataataataataattacagttttaataataataataataataataataataataatgataataataataataattttaataatattattaataataataataataataattacaattttaataataataataataataataataataataataataataataataataataataataattttaataataataataataataataataataataataataataataataataataatgattataataataataataataataataataataataataataattttaataataataataataataataataataataattataataataataataataataataataataataataataataataaaaataataattttaataataataataataatgataataataataataataataataataataataataataataaaaataataataataataataataatactaataataataattttaataataataataataataataataataataattttaataataataataataataataatattaataataataataataataatattaatattaataataataataataaaaataataataataataataataataataataataataataataataataataatattaataataatattattattaataataataataataataataataataataataataataataataataataataataataataataataaaaataaataataataataataataataataataataataataataataataataataataataataataattttaataataatgataataattataataataataatattaataatattaataataataataataataataataataataataataatgataataataataataataataataattataataataataataataataataataataataataataataataataataacaataataataataataataataataataataattttaataataataataataataataataataataaaaataataataataataataataataataataataataataataataataataataataataataataataataataataataataaatacagttttaataataataataataataataataataataataataataataataataataataataataataataataataataataataataatgataataataataataataatattaataataataataataataataataataatgataattactattttaataataataataataataataataataataataataataataataattacaattttaataataataataataataataataataattacaattttaataataataataataataataataataataataataataataataataataataataataataataataataataattacagttttaataataattataataataataatattaataataataataaaaataataataataataataataataataataataataataataataataataataataataataataataataataataattttaataataataataataataataataataataataataaaaataataattttaataataataataataatgataataataattttaataataataataataataataataataataataataataataataataataataataataataataataataataataataataatattaataataataataataataacaataataataataataataataataataataataataataataataataataataataattacaattttaataataataataataataataataataataataataataataataaaaataataataataataataataataataataataataataataataatattattattattattattattattattattattattattattattattattattattattattattattattattattattattattattattattattaaaattgtattattattattattattattattattattattattattattattattattattattattattattataataataataataataataataataataataataataataataataataataataataataataataataataataataataataataataataataattattattattattattattattattattattattattattattattattattattattattattattattattattataataataataataataattttaataataataataataataataataatattaataataataataataataataattatcattattattattattattattattattaaaattgtaattattattattattattattattattattattattattattattattattattattattattattattattattattaaaattgtaattattattattattattattattattattattattattattattattattattattattattattattattattataataataataataataataataataataataataataattacaattttaataataataataataataataattataataataataataataataatgataataataataataataataatattaataataataataataataataataataataataataataataataataataataataataattacaattttaataatgataataaaaataataataataataatattattaataagaataataataattttaataataataataattattattattattattattattattattattattattattataataataataataataataataataattattattattattattattattattattattattattattattatttttattattattattattattattattataataataataataataataataataataataataataataataataataataataataataataataataataataataataataataataataataattacaattttaataataataataataataataataataataatattaataataataataataataataataattattattattattattattattattattattattattattattgttattattattattattattataataataataataataataataataataataataataataataataataataataataataataataataataataataataataataataattacaattttaataataataataataatattaataatattaataataataataataataataataattattattattattattattattattattattattattattattattattattattattattattataataataataataataataataataataataataataataataataataataataataataataataataataataataataataataataatattaataataaaaataataataattattattattattattattattattattattattattattattattattattattataataataataataataataataataataataataataacaataataataataataataataataataataataataataataataataataataataataataataataattattataataaaaataataataataataataatattaataataataattattattattattaatattattattaatattattattattattattattattaatattattattattattattattattattattattattattattataataataataataataataataataataataataataataataataattattattattattattattattattattattattattattattattattattattattattattattattattagtattattaatataatataataataataataataataataataataataataataataataataataataatattgataataataataataataattattattattattattattattattattattattattattattattattattattattattattattattattattataataataataatgataataataataataataataataataataataataataataataataataataataataataataataataataataataataataataataataataattactattttaataataataataataataatattaataataataataataataataattaattattattattattattattattattattattattattattattattattattattattattattattattattattattattattattattattattataataatgataataataataataataataataataataataataataataataataatttcaataataataataataataataataataataataataataataataataataataataataattttaataataataattatttttattattattattattattaataataatattattattataataataataataataataataataataataataataataataataataataataataataatgataataattattattattattattattattattattattattattattattattattataataataataataataataataataataataataataataataataataataataattacaattttaataataataatcataataataataataataataataataataataataataataataataataatcacaatttaataataataataataataataataataataataataataataataataataataataattattattattattattaatattattattattattattattattaaaattattattattattattattataatattaataataataataataataataataataataataataataa
Proteins encoded:
- the LOC137645754 gene encoding uncharacterized protein codes for the protein MANLQVLIGQRKVIRRKVTEQFNRSDTYSALTQEEKLAIKGLLVNYRNKLSELDDHILLKKFPDVSDEAELEPELTSCQDYLDKIEYCLPLLEISRGNNGSNIPDVARSLLKQPTAPLPKFTSKEGEDFLKFIAEFEATTNAFQYPDRDLLLLLKQQIDGRAKTLLSSLEADKQRYVDAKELLISAFASKEVCKNNAIRKITELSLREGDDPFTFISILRSVCEAVKTFNIGADEFVRYFAWHGLNGRFQRQLINITGKTHPSLNDIISHFFAACERYESDGKGVESLKCKASRVKTLTLPLPKESTTSMAAEAVTYDKDRSSPQCSLCSAVGNTDKFHFIHKCPNFLSPTDKVHILKSRNGCVKCGQFNHVSGKCRFKFKRRCSNCNSWHMTYLCDRSQSPDRDSNNINNCKSKVETSPQISSGVAVLPTCQGDSILPTFSFKVGGTVYRGLKDSGSQSTFVTKKLAEENNLKIINSKVKLTVNGFNGNKEYFTEIVEVPVTIGDKSFIIYCLVVPNINVALKLPLLGRLVDKFQAQGVKLADQFLNKFSHDIDNVQLILGTDFAYCIAGTDTVFGGINSSMYTECHAGILLSGSIDLMIKNIDNLADTRVQTSAVNNPFECISAIHIQSNSFLLNSKVDIFADDDVNTNFEVNCSFSVINERGMLMEKPLQQATDQLLESECNYYLNYDQNFYNDESIELNHQLQNSCFFSGPHLSINEVPELSTTIPAFEMPTEVQATPSTAQVIEVANNLIDINNYSNFRKPVLIFRRIFLVVHKWKLKAKIACSPVANYFAQAINYLLNNEQRKHYPEVYSYLQHGLNSRKDIPPIITQLNVFLDSQGLLRVKSKFKKWNYGLRGNYPLLLHPDSHLTKLIIWDAHLKLLHSGCYSVLTELRKHYYIPKHFSVVKKALKQCVHCRRFNNRYIRLNQNFYRDFRADPPTVPFSNIFMDYLGPFNTKDGKETRKVWLLCITCTWSRAVNLKICRSLNVAEFLRAFQLHCFEYGIPQLCISDLGTQLVAGGNTITSFISDPQTQLYFEENNVKPLSFQQYFKGCSELGSLVEVCVKMVKRLMFGAIKNFVLTYVDFEFLVCNIVHLINRRPIAFKEAVRAETDNVPEPITPEQLVRGYELTSLNLIPNLQPLSVEDPEFDPDNQAISQNYVKLCKIRQTLIETYHNEFLGTLIQQAVDRKGRYRPVTHKLLKVGDVVLIKEEHTKRNNYPLGIILEVFKNDLGEVTHAVIKKGKTGQTSRLHVNNIIPILENTGSTNSATPDVCNSVTSSLRPKRKAAILSQERTRQML